GCATACATTGCTGTATCCATCCGCTCAGGTGCCCGACAGCATGAATCGTCTAAAATCGATTGCCGACACCGCCGGACACTTTCCGACTGATGAAATCTATGTCATGGACAGTGGCATGGCGGCTATTCTGGGCGCATCGCTGGATGGCCGCTGCGTCAATAAAGAGCGGTTTTTGGTGCTGGATATTGCCACCTCTCATACGGTGGGCGCTGCCATGAGCAACGATCAACTTGCTGGTTTTTTTGAATATCATACTCAGGACATTACGCTTGAACGTCTGGAACAATTGCTGCGGGATCTGGCCGATGGTAACATCAGCCATGAGCAGATTCTTTCCGAAGGCGGCCATGGCGCCTTTCTGCGGCAGGCGGTTGGTTTTAGCGCTATTGAAACCATCGTGGCCACAGGTCCCAAACGGAAATTGATGGCCGATTCTCAGCTGCCGATTGAATTCGGAGCTCCCTGGGGTGATAATATGATGACCGGAACCGTCGGCCTGTTGGAGGCCCTCAGGCGGCACAAAGGGCTTGAACCGATCACATATTTATAAACAGGCACGTAACCTAAAAAAGCGAATCAACTGTCTAATATTAAAATGTGACTATCAAAACGACCTAAACTTGACGCCGATCACTTAAAGTCTTTGAAAATGACTGCGGAGTGGCGGACATATCATATTCAAAGTACCGCAAAACGACCTCATAATCAGTTGAGTGCATTGGATGCCGGCGTTTAGATTCATTATCCGGTGTCTTCAGAATCAACCCGCATTGACCTGCTATCTTGACGACAATTGATCTGGCGATTTTTTCCCGAAAAGCCATCAGAGTTGCGGCCTTGAGCGAAGATCGGCTTGATCCGCTCCAGATTTGATGTCCGGTGCGGGTGTCGGTCAAATTAAGGATCACTTTCTTTCTGAATCATGACATCCGACGGTGCAAGCGCCTTGTTTTAATACCCAAATTAAAGAACGCATCACCATAATCTTCGAAAAACATAAACTAAGCGTATTGCCCATAGATCACACTAAATGGAGGCATGGCATTGTTTTTCGAATAAAATTTTAAGTCATCGCATGGCCTATAGGGATAAAACGGCTCTGTCATGTAATTTCGTAAGAGCCATTATCCCTAAACGTCATTTGTTTATCCTAAATTTAGTGCAAGGTCCTCAATATATTATTTAAAGATAGTTGCCAAAATGGGACAAATATTGCTGACCTCTGATATCTTAAAAAGACACCATGCAAGGGCAAACAAAACGAACTATCATCACTCCACTTTACTGACTATCGCAAAGGAGAAATCGATTATGAGAGGTTTACTGGGAATCATTTTGTTGATCACTTTTTTCGTAAGCCCGTTATCGGCTCAAGAACTGGAAGGAACGCTTCAACAGATTAAGAAATCTGGCCAGATAAGAATCGGCTATCGTGTGTCTGAGCCGCCCATGTCCTTTTTGGACAAAGAGGGCAACCCGGCGGGTTATTCAATTGATATCTGTAAGGACATCACAACCGCGGTTGAAAACAAAATTGGATCGAAGCTAAAGATTAATTATGTTCCTGTGACCGCTGATAGTCGATTCAAAGCCCTGATGGACAGCAAAATTGACATATTGTGTGGCTCAACGACGAAAACGCTTTCCCGCAGTGAACTTGTTGACTTCACACAACTGACATTTGTCACCGGTGCTTCACTGATGACCTTAAGAGATAATACGCACTTCGATTCTTCTGGTTTTGATGGGGCAAAAATCGGAGTCGTGAAAGGAACCACCACTGCCGTCGCGTTAAAAAAACTGATCGAGGAAACGTCAACGGATGCAAAAGTTATTTTATTTAATTCAGCCAAAGAAAGCATTGATGCATTACAAAAGAAGAAAATCGATGCCTTTTCTTCAGACCAGATCGTACTAATTGGTATAGCGCTGAAAGAAAATGATCCAAGGAACTTTGTCGTTAAGTCCGAAGTCTTCTCTTTTGAACCTTTTGCACTTGCCGTAAGGCGAAATGATGCCGATTTTCGCCTTGTAGCAGATCGCGTTATTTCCGAACTTTACCGATCGAAAAAGATCATTAAGATTTACGACAAGTGGATCGGCAAGTATACCGGGAAAAGGCTACCCATTTTCGATGCAATGATAAAACTTAATGCAACACCAGAATAAGGATTTGGCGAATATCTGTCTGTTATTGCGCAACAGTTGCAGTTGCTCAAATTTGCATCTATTACCGAAAGTGTCATACTTAGGTTTCATATCCTGTAGCCCAGAAACCGAACGAAAATACTCATGATGGTTTAGGGATTCTGAAACAGAGGTTGGGGAAGCACTCCAGCACAATTTCAACGACGCAATGTTATGTTAATGGGGCTATCCAGAAATTTTAATTAAAACCGCCGTTGCCCGAGTTTTCGCTCTGGCACTTCCAAAAATGCGGCCAATTTTGCTCATCAGTACAATCACCGACAAAACCGCCGAACCGTCCCAGATCGTGATCTCTGTCGATCACATAACCGTGGGGGGATTTTGCCGGTTTGGCCGGGGTTGAAGAAGCCTCCGGTTCATTCTGGGGCGCTGCCTGATTGGCGGTATCCGTGGCGGGTTGCCCATTATTTGACGGCGGGCTCGCGGCGCAGGCATATATCATGAGCGTCACAATCAAAGTTAGCATTACCTTCATATCAGCCTCCTGAATTCGAATGCTAGCTGTTTAACTTAAGGTCAGTTCGATCTTTGTAAAGCAATTTTTAGCAGGCACTACTTGCTGCTGCCCACGACGGTATTATTTTAAATGTCAGAAAAACTATGTTCAAACCGTTGAGGAGCTTATAAGAATGTCGCTTAACCCCATGATCAGCATACAGCTTACCGATCGAGACCTGGATTTTTTAATCGAGGCGGCAGCTTCAGGTGTCGGGGATAAGGCAAATTTAAAACAAATTCTCTGCAATGATGCAGATTTTCGCAATTCATTTGTCAGCGATGAGAAGGTTTTTAACAATTTGATCGCAGATGATGAAATTTTTTTGAAAATATCACCAGCTCTCTTTTTTGAAATCCTTTTGCACAAT
This genomic stretch from Desulfobacterales bacterium harbors:
- a CDS encoding DUF1786 family protein, with amino-acid sequence MSRFLMIDIGAGTMDILVYDTRTDLHYKAVVKSPVRFIAEKTAAVSGNLLVVGNEMGGGPITQVLMERTRSAEVVMSLSASATLNHDVQKVTSWGIKVVEDERADQLRHDNDFTLVTLNDLEAGRIEKIVTSFGVPYTFDAVAVCAQDHGVPAPGVSHLDFRHNMFTACLTDKPYPHTLLYPSAQVPDSMNRLKSIADTAGHFPTDEIYVMDSGMAAILGASLDGRCVNKERFLVLDIATSHTVGAAMSNDQLAGFFEYHTQDITLERLEQLLRDLADGNISHEQILSEGGHGAFLRQAVGFSAIETIVATGPKRKLMADSQLPIEFGAPWGDNMMTGTVGLLEALRRHKGLEPITYL
- a CDS encoding amino acid ABC transporter substrate-binding protein, translating into MRGLLGIILLITFFVSPLSAQELEGTLQQIKKSGQIRIGYRVSEPPMSFLDKEGNPAGYSIDICKDITTAVENKIGSKLKINYVPVTADSRFKALMDSKIDILCGSTTKTLSRSELVDFTQLTFVTGASLMTLRDNTHFDSSGFDGAKIGVVKGTTTAVALKKLIEETSTDAKVILFNSAKESIDALQKKKIDAFSSDQIVLIGIALKENDPRNFVVKSEVFSFEPFALAVRRNDADFRLVADRVISELYRSKKIIKIYDKWIGKYTGKRLPIFDAMIKLNATPE